DNA from Variovorax sp. V213:
CCGACGACAGGATGCCGCCCGCGAAAAACTTCGCGCCCTGCTGCTGCGAGGCTTCCTGCACCTTGCGCACGGCGGTGGCCGGCTTGCCTTCGGTGTCGAGCACCGTGTAGGCCAGCGGGCGCTTGAGCACGCTGCCGTATTGCTCGATAGCCAGCTTCATGCCCAGGTCGGCGAACTTGCCGTTGGCCGCGAAGGCGCCCGACATCGGGACAGGGCAGCCGAAGCGGATGGCGTCGGCCGACTGGGCGAAGGCTGCGCGCCCGGCCAGGAGCGAGGCGGGAGCAGCCGACAGGGCGGCCAGCTGAAGAAGGTGTCTGCGTTGCATGGAATTCTCCGGACGAGGTTGGGAGTAAGAGAAAAGGTGCGGCCTGAGTCGGCAGCGAATTTAAGCGGATAAATAGGATTAATATGCTGGTAAAAACCCGCTAGCAATGGCCGTGCCAAAATCCCGTGAAGGCCCGGGCCCGATACCTGCTCCTGGGCGCCTCATCACTCCTGAAATGACCCTTTACGCATGAAATCGACGCAGGACGCCATGACCATCGGGCACAACCGTGCCAAGCGGCAGAAGCTTTCCGATGTCATCGTCGAGGACGTCAAGCGCTGGATCGTTGCCGAGCGCAAGCAGCCGGGCGACCGGCTGCCGAACGAGAAGGAACTGATCGAGCTCTTCGGCTACTCGAAGAGCACGGTGCGCGAGGCGTTGAAGGCGCTCGAGGTGCGCGGACTGATCTCCATCCGCACCGGCCCCGGCGGCGGCGCCTATCTACAGCAGGTGTCGGTCGACCATGCGTCGGAGCCGCTGCGCAACTTCCTGCACTTTCATCACCTGGACGGGCACCACATCTACCAGCTGCGCAAGGTGCTGGAGCCCGAATTGGCCGTGAGCGTGGTCGGCAAGCTGACGCCCGAACATTTCGAACGGCTCGAAGCCAACGTGCGCCTTTG
Protein-coding regions in this window:
- a CDS encoding FadR/GntR family transcriptional regulator; translation: MKSTQDAMTIGHNRAKRQKLSDVIVEDVKRWIVAERKQPGDRLPNEKELIELFGYSKSTVREALKALEVRGLISIRTGPGGGAYLQQVSVDHASEPLRNFLHFHHLDGHHIYQLRKVLEPELAVSVVGKLTPEHFERLEANVRLCTIEPTNEDELRSQREAELAFHTMLAEACPNPVLSFMCRFLNDLLRDLVVYKKALDHHHFGEANVDYHTQLLDAYRREDADTVRRLMAEHMVDAEAHMHEMEAHIGAKHLLLPSGQR